The Desulfotignum phosphitoxidans DSM 13687 DNA segment GGCACCCAAGAATGCAAAAGGAAAAAAACACGGATCTGTACCCGTGACACCGGAAACGGTGGCTGCCGGAGCCGCTACCCGAATGCCTGTGGCCCAGCTTCGAAATTTGAAAATCAATGCGGCCCTGGCCATAGGGGATCTGGTTGTTTCCGGGGCTTCTTTGTCCAGGGTTCAGGCAAAACTGACGGCCAAAGACGGGGTCATCCATGCCGCACCGTTGTCTGCAGCCCTTTACAATGGGGTGTATCATGGAAGCATGATACTGGATGCCGCTGAAGATATTCCTTTGATCACAATAAATTCGTCCCTGAAAGGGATTGAGGTGGCCCCTTTGCTGGATGATATGACTGAAAAAGCCATGATCCGGGGAACCGGAGACATCACTGCGGCCTTGACCACCCGCGGGGCAACCGTGAGTGCCATGAAACAGCATTTGAACGGGAATCTGTCTTTTTTGTTCAAAAACGGGGCCGTGATCGGGTTTAATGTGGGTAAATTTCTGCGCAGCCTCAAATCCCTGCGGGATACCCGGACCTTTTCCGTGTCAGAAGCGGAAGAAACCGATTTTACCGAACTTGCCGGAAATCCCGTGGTGACAAACGGGGTGGTCGTTCTGGACGATCTGTCGGGAAAATCCCCGGCCCTGCGGGTATCCGGGACCGGAACCGTGGTGGATATCGTCAAGGAAACCATTGATTACAGGGCAATGGTCACGGTGGTGGAAACCTCCAGAGGCCAGGCAGGCAGCGAACTGGCCGAGCTTGCCGGAATTCCCGTTCCCATATATATCCGGGGGCCGCTGGCAGACCCGGCCATCCAGCCGGATATCAAGGGCGTGATCACTTCGATTTTAACCGGCACCTCACCTGAGGCTGTGGAGCAGTTGAAACAGAGTGTGGAAAAGGAACTGGGACGGTTTCTGAAAAAACTGACCGATTGACCGGACATGACAATGAAAAGGATATGAATATGAAATACGGGGCATCGGGTTTTCCGATCAAGCCGGTATGTGAAGAAATACAAAGAGTGGCGGACCTGGGGTTTGATTATTTTGAACTGTCCATGGATCCGCCCGAAGGGCACTGGACAAAGATTTGTGAGCTGGAAAATCAGATTATGGCAATCCTGGCAGACACAGGCATGCCCGTGATCTGCCATCTGCCCTGTTTTGTGTACACACCGGACCTGACACCGGCCATCCGCCGGGCGTCTTTAGATGAAATGAAACATTCCCTGGATGCCGCAGCCGGAATCAACGTTCACAAAGCCGTGCTGTATCCGGGGTATATCACGGGCATGGGGATGTTTGCCATGGATGCGGCCAAAAAATATGCCCATACCGCGTTGACCGCCATTGTGGCCCATGCCCGGGACCTGAACATTCAGCTGTGTTTTGAGAACATGTTTCCTTCATATCATCTGAATTTTGAGCCCGAGTCGTTCGAGGATCTGTTCAAGGAATTTCCCGGGCTGAAGATGACCCTGGATACCGGACACGCCAATATCGGAGATCCGGAACAGACAAGGCTGGGACAGTTTGTCACCCGGTTCGCCCCGTATATCGGTCATGTGCATATCAGTGACAATTTCGGGAAAAAAGACGATCACATGGCCGTGGGAAAAGGAAATATTGATTTTAAATCTTTGGTTTCATCCCTTAAACAGGCCGGGTATGATGATACCATCACCTTTGAAGTGTTTTCAGCCAATACGGATGATCTGGTGAACAGC contains these protein-coding regions:
- a CDS encoding sugar phosphate isomerase/epimerase family protein codes for the protein MKYGASGFPIKPVCEEIQRVADLGFDYFELSMDPPEGHWTKICELENQIMAILADTGMPVICHLPCFVYTPDLTPAIRRASLDEMKHSLDAAAGINVHKAVLYPGYITGMGMFAMDAAKKYAHTALTAIVAHARDLNIQLCFENMFPSYHLNFEPESFEDLFKEFPGLKMTLDTGHANIGDPEQTRLGQFVTRFAPYIGHVHISDNFGKKDDHMAVGKGNIDFKSLVSSLKQAGYDDTITFEVFSANTDDLVNSRERIEFLFSNA